The Apibacter raozihei DNA segment AAAAGATAACTTGTCAGTTAAGGTTTCCGAGCAGATATATTCGTAGTTTGCGTTTACAGCTTTTTCAATCTCTTCATTTGATTCAAAAATCAATGAAATTCTGTCTGTAACTTCCAGGCCTTGATCTTTTCTAAGATTTTGTATTCTGTTAACCAATTCCCGGGCTATACCTTCCGATTTTAATTCCGGTGTTATAGTAATATCCAGGGCAACGGTTAATTTGCCATCAGTGGTAACCAGCCAGCCGGTGATGTCCTGAGTGCTGATTTCGATGTCTTCAAGAGTAAGTTCGTACCCTTGAACATTTACTTTTCCTGCTTGCTCAAGTTCCTGAATTTGTTCATTTGAAAAATTCTGAAGCTCCTGGGATACTGTTTTTAGATCTTTACCTAATTTTGGTCCTAAAGCTTTGAAGTTAGGTTTAACTGCTTTAACAATTAAATCAGAAGCTTCTTTAGGATTAAGAAGTTGTACTTCTTTTACGTTTACTTCTTGTTTGATTATAGGAATGATAGCTTCTAAATGGGATTGATTTTCTTCATTTAGCACAGGTATCATTATTTTTTGTAAGGGTTGACGTACTTTTATATTTTCTTTTTTTCTTAGTGAAAATACCATGCTGGTAATTTGTTGAGCCAGATGGGTTCGCTCCAGAAGAATAGTATTTATACTGTTTGCATCTTTTAGAGGGAAATCAGCAAGATGTACAGATAAAAACGGCTCCTGATTAGTAACCTGATTTAAATCCCGGTATAATTTGTCTGAATAGAAAGGGGCAGCCGGTGACATTAACTTAGCAACATTAACTAAACAGGTATATAAAGTCTGGTATGCAGATATTTTATCATGAGAGTATTCTCCTTTCCAGAAACGTCTTCTGGAAAGCCTTACATACCAATTGCTTAAGTTATCTATAACAAAAGTGTTTATTGCACGTAATGCTTTTGTAGGTTCATAATCGGCATAAAAATTATCAACTTCTTCAATAAGTAAATTTAATTCGGATATAATCCATTGATCCAATTCATTTTTTTCATGAAAAGGAATAGGAGCTTCTTTAAATGTAAACCCGTCAACATTAGCGTAAAGTGAGAAAAATGAATAAGTATTGTATAAAGTGCCGAATATTTTTCTTCTTACTTCATCAATACCTTTCAAATCAAACTTTAAATTATCCCAGGGCTGGGCGTTGGATATCATATACCAACGGGTTGCATCAGGACCAAACATGGCTAATGTTTCAAATGGTTCAACCGCATTGCCTTTACTCTTAGACATTTTATTCCCTTTGCTGTCCAGAACCAATCCGTTTGATACCACATTTTTATACGTCAGACTATCAAAGACCATAGTGCCTATTGCATGAAGTGTGTAAAACCAACCCCGGGTCTGATCTACTCCTTCTGCAATAAAATCGGCAGGATATGATTTTCCGGAATCTATCATTTGCTTATTTTCAAATGGATAGTGCCATTGAGCATAAGGCATGGAGCCTGAATCGAACCAAACATCAATAAGATCAGACTCCCGTTTCATCGGTTTTCCACTTTTTGAAACAAGAATAATCTGGTCAACTATATTTTTATGCAGGTCTACTTTGCTATAATTATCTTCAGTATAATCTCCGGAAATAAATCCTTCAAATATGTTGTGAGGCATGAATCCAGCCTCTACTGATTTATTCATTTCTGTCATTAATTCTTCTAAAGAACCAATAACTATTTCTTCTTTGGCATCCTCAGTTCTCCATATAGGTAATGGGATTCCCCAATATCTAGATCGGGAAAGATTCCAGTCGTTTGCATTTTCAAGCCAGTTCCCAAATCTTCCTTCTCCGGTAGCCTTAGGTTTCCAGTTGATTGATTGGTTCAGTTCAGACATTCTATCTCTGACTTCCGGTATTTTAATAAACCAGGAATCCAGCGGATAGTAGAGAATCGGTTTGTCTGTTCGCCAGCAATGTGGGTAACTGTGTGAATATTTTTCAACTTTAAAAGCCTTGTTTTCCGTTTTAAGTAAAATGGCCAGTTCAACATCTGTTGAACGTTCTGGCATTTCTTCATCTTTGTAATATTCAATACGAACATATTTTCCCCCAAACGGTTCTGGTAAACTTTGAAGGAATTTACCTTGTAAGTCTACTAACGGAACCGGATTTTGATTTTCATCAAGTACCAGCATAGGAGGAATTCCGTGCTCTTTAGATACTTTAGCATCATCAGCACCAAATGTGGCGGCCGTGTGTACTATCCCAGTACCATCTTCAGTAGTTACATGATCACCGTCTATAACAACAAAAGCTTTTTCAGGATTTTCGTAAGGTAAAGCCCATGGTAACAACTGTTCATATTTAATGCCTACTAAATCTTTTCCTTTATATTCTGCAAGTATTTTATAAGGTATCTTCTTATCTTCAGCCTTATAATTTTCAAACTCATCATCTGTTTCGGATAATTTGTATTTTCCACTCATTTGAGAATTTAGCAATGCCTTGGCTAAGATAATATTTACCGGTTCAAAAGTATATTGATTAAAAGTTTGCACTAATACATAATCAATCGTTGTTCCTACCGTTAATGCCGTATTGGAAGGAAGCGTCCAAGGAGTAGTGGTCCAAGCTAAGAAATATACATCACCTTTTATAGAAGAGAACAATTCCGTACTATTTTTCAGAGCTTTGAACTGAGCTACGATAGTTGTATCTGTTATATCTCGGTAGGCACCGGGCAGACTTAATTCATGAGACGATAATCCTGTTCCTGCTTTTGGGGAATAAGGCTGTATTGTGTATCCTTTGTAAAGGAGATTTTTATTGTAAATTTGTTTTAATAACCACCAGACACTTTCCATGTATTTGGGCTCATAGGTAATATAGGGATGTTTCATATCTACCCAGTAACCTATTTGCTCGGTAAGCTGATTCCAGGCACCTGTATAACGCATTACAGCTTCTCTGCAGGCTTTATTGTAATCTTCAACTGATATTTTTTTACCAATGTCTTCTTTGGTTATTCCTAATTCCTTTTCGACACCCAGTTCAACAGGTAATCCATGAGTATCCCAACCGGCTTTTCTGTGCACCTGTTTTCCTTTTAGTGTATGATATCTGCAGAAAATATCTTTAATGGTTCGGGCCATGACGTGATGTATTCCCGGCATTCCATTAGCAGAAGGTGGTCCTTCAAAAAAAACATATTGAGGTTTTCCCTCACGAGAGTTAATACTTTCCTGAAAAATGTTTTTTTCTTTCCAAAAAGCAGATATTTCGTCTGCAAATTTATTTAGATCGAGTCCTTTGTATTCTTGAAATTTATTGCTCATTTTTTATTCTCTGCCTAGGGTAAAAAATTAGTTGGCAAATATACGAAAAAATATCAGTTTTACAGTTAAAAAATCACCATTAATGTTAGCCTGATTTTTGATTTAAATAAAGGATTTATTGACATTTGCGTGAGAAATAATAGGCAAATGTTGAAAGTCTGAATTTTTGTTTAATTCATTATTTTTGATTTGTCTGATAATGGGTATTTTTAATAAGAAAGTTTCAGCTTTTTATAGTTTAAAATTTAATTAATTTGTAAGGGGTTTTATATTTTCTAGATAGTAAGATTATTCCGTTCATAAAAGAAAATTATATGCATCAGTGATAATCCTATGTTTTAAAGTAAAGGAGATATCAGTTTAGCCATAGAGTTTCCGAATTTGACTAATTTATTTCTTTGGTTCCATTCAGCATAAGAAATTTCTGTACTGTTTGCTAAATCTTCCATAAAAGCATTACATAATTCTTCATTGATTTTACGACTATATACAAGAGCGCTTATTTCAAAATTCAAATCAAAACTTCTCATATCTATGTTGGCAGATCCGACAATAGAAAGATTGTCATCGGAAACAATCGTTTTTGCATGAACAAATCCTTTGGTATACCTGAAAATACGTACACCTGCTGCCAGCAATTCCAAATAATAGGAACAAGAGGCAGCATTAACTACCATGCTGTCTGAATTGTATGGTACTAACAAGCGTACATCAACTCCGCTAAGCGCAGCGAATTTCAACGCATTTACAATCGTTTCGTTAGGTATAAGATAAGGAGTTGTTAAGTATAAACGTTTTTGGCTGGCAGTGATAATACCGTTATATACAAGCATGATGGTAGCTCTGTCACTATCAGGCCCGCTGGCAGCAAACTGGATTAGCTCATCATCTTTTTGTGTAAACTTAGAGTCTTTGGGATAAAAATATTGCCTGTCAAAATAATCGACAGGGCTTTCTGAGCAAAAATTCCAATCATTGAGGAAATTATATTGCAGTCCGTTAACGGCTTCTCCTTCAATCATCAGGTGAGTATCTCTCCAGTATAACTTTGTATCAGGAGTGTTTATATATCTGTCGTCAACGTTAATTCCACCTATAAATCCTATTTTAGAATCAATGACAATTACTTTTCTATGGTTTCGATAATTCATACGGTTAGCCAGTGCATATAATTTTATTTTATAAAAGGCTGCTACCTGAACACCAGCTTTTCGAAGTTCAGGTATCATTTTTTTATTAAGTGAATGGCTACCGAAATCATCGTAGATAAATCGAATGGTTACTCCTTCATTTGCTTTTTGAATTAGAATTTCTTTAATTTTATTGCCTATTCTATCATCGGAGAAAATGTAATACTCAATATGAATGTGTTTTTCTGCTTTTTTAAGAGCATCAATTACTTCTGTAAACTTGTTTTCGCCGTTAATTAAAAGTTTAGTGCGATTAGCAGTATATAAAGCTGAAGAGGTATCTTTTAAAAGCATTCTGATAGGATGTGTTTTCCCCTCTAGAAGCTTTCTGTGATTTTCAATTCTTTTTTCCGAATGTTCAAAAATTTGATTTTTGATGGTTTCGTAAAAATTTCGGTCCCGAAAATATTTTCTCTTATACAGTTTTTCGAGCCTGTAATTAACTCCTATTGAAAAATAAAGTATGGCGCCGATTATCGGTAAAACCAGTACAAGTAGCAGATATCCTAATGCTTTGGCAGGGCTTTCTGTATCTTTAATTATTTTAATTACTGTGTAAAGAATAAATAAAGAATAAATAATAGTTATAAAAAGTGTGATAATTTCAGGGTTTAAAAGCTTTGCTGCATCGGTTATTTTATGCATATACTTACGGGTTAATAAATAATATATAAATTTAATAATTATTATTACAAATGTGAATTAAAATGTAAATGATTATAAAATAAGAAGGGGAGAAAATTTCTCACCTTCTTCTAATTAATGTGTATATGAATAATTATAAGCTGTACTTAATCTAAAATTTTGAAAAAAACTTTAGATCTTATTTTTATTATTGTTTATGAAGAGTAGCAAAATTGACTTTCGGAATATTGAGGACGTAATTTATTTTGACTGTATTAAGATCTGTAGATATAATTTTGTAGAGGAGGTAATAAAAAAATAAATTGTTGAAATGTAATTTGATTTTTGGTTTGATATTGAAAGTAATTATTTTCCGAACACTTGATCAGGCAGAAATTACGTTGGTTTTTTTTTCTCATATTTAAGTACTTGTGGCTTGTATAAAAGTAGGAAATTTTAACCAATAAAGTTAGTAAATAACTTATGTAATTACATGATATATATCACAATATTACAATATTTATAGTTCCGTTCAAAAATAGTTAAACAGAGGCTGTGTCATCTTTAGATTGTAAATAGTCCCAGTCATTACGGGTTCTCATTACCTGTTCAATGACATCACGAACACAACCTTGACCGCCTGAAATAGGAGATATATAATCTGCAATTGAAAGTATTTCGCTGCATGCATCTTTCGGAGCAGCTCCTACACCCACCTTAGTCATTACATCATAATCGGGTAAGTCGTCACCCATATAAAGTACTTCCTGAGGTTTAAGTCCGTATTTGTAAAGGAAATCTTCCATATCCTCCCATTTATTTTGAGAGGCTAAATATACGTCAGTTATACCAAGGTATTTCATTCTACTTACCACCGATTCGTCTTTACCTCCTGTAATAATTGCTATTTTATAACCTTTTTTTACAGCATACTGTAATACAAATCCATCTTTAGTGTTCATACTTCGAATCATCTGATTGTTAATCAGAATAAGACTTCCATCAGTCATTACGCCATCTACATCAAAAACAAAAGAAGTTATGTGATGTAATTTTTCTTTATAATTTGTCATTGTACGTGTAAAATATTGAATCAGTTAGTAGTTGGTAAATCTGATATTTTCGGCTATCAGATTCTTTTTCAAGTATTTCTAGATGTTTTTTAATTATTAATTCTTCGTTTCTTCTGGCAGGTCCAGTCTGAGCTTCATACGGAAGAATATCGTCTTCAATTTTACCTGCTGTTTCTTTAATCAGCGGTTTTAGCATATCAAAAGGAATATTCTGTTTTTTACAAATTTCATTCGCTATATAATACATGTGATTGGTAAAATTATTTGCCCAAATGGCAGCCATATGAATTTTTAATCTTGTATCCGAATCTGTAACCCTTACATCTTCTGATATTCTTTTTCCAAGATTTAGTAATAAAAGCTCATCTTCAGGAAACTCGGCTTCTATAAGAAAAGGAATGTCTTTGATAGTTCTTCGTTTAGAAAAAGTTTGTAAAGGGTAAAAAACCCCTTTCCTGTATTTGCCTTTTAATGCAGAAATAGCTGTAGATCCTGAAGTATGTACAACTAAACAATCTTCGTAAGGTATATAGTACGATATCTCAGAAATTGCTTTATCTGCTGTACATATTATATATATGTCGGCTTTTACGATTTCTGAAATTTTATCGGTATAATTTATATTGTAATTATTGGCCAGCTCCTGAGCTTTACTTAGAGTTCTGTTAAATATCTGAACAACATTTACCGTATTATCCAGTAATACTCTAATTAAATGATAAGCTACACTACCTGCTCCTACAACTACTACTTTTTTATGCATATTGGTTTTTAATTATTTCGCAATTCAGCTTTAAACTGTGTGGAGAATTTCTCCAGCAATTTATTAATAACCTTATCAATATCCTTATCTGTTAATGTTTTATTTTCATCCTGAATGAAGAAATTCAATGCATAAGATTTTTTACCATCAGGTAAATTTTTACCTTCATATACATCAAATAAATTCACAGATTTTAGTAGTTTTTTTTCTGTTTCAAATGCAGTTTTATATAAGTCGTGATATTTGATACTTTTATCAACCAAGAGAGCCAAATCTCTTTGTGAACCAGGGAATTTAGGAATGTCCTGTAATTTGTACTTTCCTTTTCCAGCTATAGCCTGAACCATTTTCTCCCATTCCAACTCAGCATAGAATACCTCAGATTTTATTCCGAATTCTTTTGCAAGTTTTGAATTAATGATACTTAATTTTCCAATGGAACTTTTTTTGCTGAATAGCTCTAACCCGTCATTAAATAAATTGGACTCTAGAGGCTTCTCATCAAGATTCAGGCCAAAAGTTTGCAATAGTTGGTTTACCACACCTTTCAAATGATAAAATGTAGAAGTATTGGAATTAGATATCCAGTTATTTTCCTGATAATTACCAAATAATGCTAAAGCTAATTTTTTATTTTCATTATATCCACCCGCAGTTTTGAAATAGGTTTTGCCAAATTCAAAAAATTTGATTTGTTTTTGATTTCGATTAATATTAAAAGCAATACACTCTAATAAGCCATAAACCAGGGATTGTCTCATAACTGCTAATTCATTGCTCAGCGGATTCAGTAATTCAACATAATTGCCTTCCGATTCACGTTTTTGAGTTAATGAATTGTTGATAGTTTCATTAAAGCCATTGTATTTTAATTGATTAGCAATTTGATTTTCCAGAGATTCTTCATCGAAGTGATTTTTACTCTCATAGGCAAATGTGAACTTTTGAGGTATATCAATATGATTGTAACCGTAAATCCTAGCAATTTCTTCAATAACATCAATTTCACGGGTTACATCAACCCTGTAAGCAGGAATAACCAAATCTAAAGTTTCATTTGTATCGCTTATAATTGTGATTTCAAGAGCTTTTAAAATTTCCTTTATCTGGTCTCTATGAATTCTTTTTCCTAATATTTGATCTATTTTGTGATATCTTAATACAGCATTTTGCTTTTTAACAGGAGTAGGATACTCATCAATTATAGGCCCAACAACCTTACCGTTAGCCAGTTCCTGAAACAATTCACATGCTTTCTTCAAAGCAACTACCGTGTTATTAGGATCTACACCTCTTTCAAAACGAAAGGAAGAATCTGTATTGATACCTTCTTTTTTTGCAGTTTTTCTAACAGAAACAGCATCGAAATAGGCACTTTCCAGAAAAATATTTTTAGTGTTATTACTAACACCAGAGTCTGCACCCCCATAAATTCCTGCAAGGCACATCGGAGTGTCGTCGGAATCTTTTATAAGTAATTCTGTTCCGTTCAAAGTTCGCTTTACACCATCAAGAGTGGTGAATATGGTGCCGTCTTTAACCGTTCCAACTTTAATTTTATTACCCCCGATTTTATCTGCATCAAAAGCATGTAAAGGCTGGCCGTAGGAATGCAAGATATAATTAGTTATATCTACCACATTATTTATAGAACTTAAGCCGATAACTTTTAAACTATTTTTTAACCAATCGGGTGAGGGTTTAATTTCAATATCTTTAATATAAATTCCTGAATATCTAGGACATAAGTCAGGATTCTCTACTTCTACAGAAATAGGATTCTCTGTTTCTTCATCCAATTTAAAGTTTTCAGTTGTGACGGGATGTAATTCAGATTTAATTTTACGGCTTTTCAATGCAGCATGTAAATCTCTGGCTACTCCGTAATGAGACATGGCATCTGTTCGGTTCGGAGTCAGTCCTATTTCAATTTCATAATCGGTACCTACATGGTAAACTTCACTTAAGGGAGTTCCTGGTTCAAGGTCATGGTTCAGCACAATTATTCCATCGTGACCATTGCCAAGGCCTAATTCATCTTCGGCACATATCATACCGAAAGATTCTTCCCCGCGAATCTTACTTTTTTTTATCTGAAATTCCTCGCCTTCTTTGGTATATAAAGTCGTGCCTATTGTAGCAACAGGAACTTTTTGTCCGGTTTCTACATTAGGAGCTCCACAAACTATTTGAACTGGCTCTTGATCGCCCAAATTAACTAATGTAACTTTTAATTTATCCGCATTAGGGTGTTTTTCGCACTTAATTACTTCTCCAACCACAATACCCTTCAAACTGCCTTTTATAGATTCTATCAGTTCCAGGTTTTCAACTTCCAGTCCTGTATCTGTAAGTACAGATGCGATTTTTTCAACAGATAAATCAGTTTTTATATAAGTACTAAGCCAATTATATGAAATTTTCATTGCTATAAGCTATTTATAATAAACTTTTTATGCAAACTATTGTTTGCATAAAAAGTAAGTGAATATTTTAAAATTTTTGATATTTTTTAATTATTAAGCATTACCGGCATTACTAACATCAGTATGTCTTCATTTTCGTCGAGACCTTCCGCAGGTTTAATTATTCCGGCACGGTTAGAGGTTGACATTTCCAGAGTCACGTCTTCAGAGGATATGTTATTCAGCATCTCATTTAGAAATTTTGAATTAAATCCAATTTTTAATTCCTCTCCATGGTAGTCACATGGAAGACTCATTTCTGCTTTATTAGCAAAATCCAAATCTTCAGCGCTTAGCTTTAAAAGATTACCATTTAAAGATAAACGAACCTGTGATGTAGATTTGTTAGAGAAAAGAGCAGCTCTTTTTAGTGAACCTAGGAAAAGTTGTCTATTAATAGTTAAGACATTAGGGTTTTCTTTAGGTATTACCGCATCATAATTGGGATATTTTCCATCAATCAGTCTGCAAACCCATTGGGTCTGATTGTGTGTAAATCGGGCATTAGTTTCATTAAAATCTACAGTAACGTCATCTTCATGAGCAATTAATGCGTTTTTTAATAAATTTAGCGGTTTTTTAGGCATGATAAATTCCACAGCTTCCTCAACAGAAATATCTTTTCTCGTATATTTAACAAGTCTATGAGCATCAGTAGCAACAAAACGGCATTCGGAATCAGTAAACTGGAAAAGAACTCCGGTCATTACCGGGCGCATAGCATCGTTACCGGTAGAAAATATTGTATTAGCAATGGCTTCTCCTAATACAGAAGCTTTTATTGTTATTGATTTATCTGTATCGAGTTCCGGTATGGTCGGATATTGCTCAACATCGTCAAGGGCTATAAAATAATTATCTTTTTCGTCAACAATTTCTAACTGATTACCTTCTTGTGAAAAAGATAAGGGTTGTTCTGAGAAGGTTTTAACTGTGTCAGTTAATAGTTTTGAAGGAACAGCTATTTTGCCTGTATCGTTACTTTGAACATCAATACTGGTTTTCATAGTTGTTTCTCCGTCGGAACCATAAATGGTTAATTTTCCGGAATCCAAATCAAATAAAAAATTTTCTAACACTGGTAAAGAAGAATTTCCTCCTGTAACCCCACTTATTAGCTGTAAAGCCTTTAATAATTCTCCGCTTGAAACTATGAATTTCATATATGATTTTTTTCTTAGTCTACAAAATTAGTTTTTTTCATTCTAATTCAAAGCCTTTTTTATATTTTATTTCTCTTTGCTTAACTTTTGATGAAATATTCAGTAAATATATTTTTTAAAAATAAGCAAATAGATTAAATTTTATTTAAAATGGTATAAGTAATTGTAATTTATTTTTAGAGTTCAGGATCTCTGAGCATGTATTAAAAGATTTAAAAATAGTTAAATTTATTACGTATATTTAAGTTAATATTTTTATTTATGTATTCAAATGAAAGAGCCCAAAAAAGATGTAAAGATAGAATTTCGTAAGCCTATATATCCTATATCGGAAGAGTTGATGGCGTATCTGGAAAAATACAACAGGACTACAGTATCTCCTTTGTTATATGATGATTTATTGCGTTTTTGTGATTATACTTCGGTTGAGGATAAAGAAGGAAATGATACTTTGTGGTTGAGCGTTTACTACACTGAATGGGAACATTCGGAAATTGAAAATAGTCTTAACAGGATATACACTTTATTACATTCTGATGGAGATAAAGAATCTTTGCCATATTTAAAAGTAGATTCCATTGAGTTTTGCACTTTTGGGAATTCAAAACCATTTCGTGTAAGGGTTCGTAATGTTTTAAATGATAATTATACTAATTTTTATGTTAAAAAAGCTGATGCATCGCGTATATACGGCCTCGAGCTGGAAGACATGCTGTCTCCGCACAGAGTCAATTATATGGTATACCAGGATACATTGATTGAAGAACATATTTTAGGAATTCCGGGTGATATATTTATAAAAAAACATTTACCTAAATGTTCGGATTTGGAAAAATCTCAGATAGCCAAAGAATTTGTCAAGTTTAATGAAAGATGTATGGTGGGGCTTCTGGGAGATATGAGATCTTATAATTATGTGGTAGTAGTTACTCATGATTACGATCAGATTGTTTATAGAATAAGGGCTATAGATTTTGATCAACAATGCTATGAAGGTAATCT contains these protein-coding regions:
- the cls gene encoding cardiolipin synthase → MHKITDAAKLLNPEIITLFITIIYSLFILYTVIKIIKDTESPAKALGYLLLVLVLPIIGAILYFSIGVNYRLEKLYKRKYFRDRNFYETIKNQIFEHSEKRIENHRKLLEGKTHPIRMLLKDTSSALYTANRTKLLINGENKFTEVIDALKKAEKHIHIEYYIFSDDRIGNKIKEILIQKANEGVTIRFIYDDFGSHSLNKKMIPELRKAGVQVAAFYKIKLYALANRMNYRNHRKVIVIDSKIGFIGGINVDDRYINTPDTKLYWRDTHLMIEGEAVNGLQYNFLNDWNFCSESPVDYFDRQYFYPKDSKFTQKDDELIQFAASGPDSDRATIMLVYNGIITASQKRLYLTTPYLIPNETIVNALKFAALSGVDVRLLVPYNSDSMVVNAASCSYYLELLAAGVRIFRYTKGFVHAKTIVSDDNLSIVGSANIDMRSFDLNFEISALVYSRKINEELCNAFMEDLANSTEISYAEWNQRNKLVKFGNSMAKLISPLL
- the dnaN gene encoding DNA polymerase III subunit beta; translation: MKFIVSSGELLKALQLISGVTGGNSSLPVLENFLFDLDSGKLTIYGSDGETTMKTSIDVQSNDTGKIAVPSKLLTDTVKTFSEQPLSFSQEGNQLEIVDEKDNYFIALDDVEQYPTIPELDTDKSITIKASVLGEAIANTIFSTGNDAMRPVMTGVLFQFTDSECRFVATDAHRLVKYTRKDISVEEAVEFIMPKKPLNLLKNALIAHEDDVTVDFNETNARFTHNQTQWVCRLIDGKYPNYDAVIPKENPNVLTINRQLFLGSLKRAALFSNKSTSQVRLSLNGNLLKLSAEDLDFANKAEMSLPCDYHGEELKIGFNSKFLNEMLNNISSEDVTLEMSTSNRAGIIKPAEGLDENEDILMLVMPVMLNN
- the ileS gene encoding isoleucine--tRNA ligase, whose amino-acid sequence is MSNKFQEYKGLDLNKFADEISAFWKEKNIFQESINSREGKPQYVFFEGPPSANGMPGIHHVMARTIKDIFCRYHTLKGKQVHRKAGWDTHGLPVELGVEKELGITKEDIGKKISVEDYNKACREAVMRYTGAWNQLTEQIGYWVDMKHPYITYEPKYMESVWWLLKQIYNKNLLYKGYTIQPYSPKAGTGLSSHELSLPGAYRDITDTTIVAQFKALKNSTELFSSIKGDVYFLAWTTTPWTLPSNTALTVGTTIDYVLVQTFNQYTFEPVNIILAKALLNSQMSGKYKLSETDDEFENYKAEDKKIPYKILAEYKGKDLVGIKYEQLLPWALPYENPEKAFVVIDGDHVTTEDGTGIVHTAATFGADDAKVSKEHGIPPMLVLDENQNPVPLVDLQGKFLQSLPEPFGGKYVRIEYYKDEEMPERSTDVELAILLKTENKAFKVEKYSHSYPHCWRTDKPILYYPLDSWFIKIPEVRDRMSELNQSINWKPKATGEGRFGNWLENANDWNLSRSRYWGIPLPIWRTEDAKEEIVIGSLEELMTEMNKSVEAGFMPHNIFEGFISGDYTEDNYSKVDLHKNIVDQIILVSKSGKPMKRESDLIDVWFDSGSMPYAQWHYPFENKQMIDSGKSYPADFIAEGVDQTRGWFYTLHAIGTMVFDSLTYKNVVSNGLVLDSKGNKMSKSKGNAVEPFETLAMFGPDATRWYMISNAQPWDNLKFDLKGIDEVRRKIFGTLYNTYSFFSLYANVDGFTFKEAPIPFHEKNELDQWIISELNLLIEEVDNFYADYEPTKALRAINTFVIDNLSNWYVRLSRRRFWKGEYSHDKISAYQTLYTCLVNVAKLMSPAAPFYSDKLYRDLNQVTNQEPFLSVHLADFPLKDANSINTILLERTHLAQQITSMVFSLRKKENIKVRQPLQKIMIPVLNEENQSHLEAIIPIIKQEVNVKEVQLLNPKEASDLIVKAVKPNFKALGPKLGKDLKTVSQELQNFSNEQIQELEQAGKVNVQGYELTLEDIEISTQDITGWLVTTDGKLTVALDITITPELKSEGIARELVNRIQNLRKDQGLEVTDRISLIFESNEEIEKAVNANYEYICSETLTDKLSFSDNITDGTELDIDNIIINLSLKKM
- the pheT gene encoding phenylalanine--tRNA ligase subunit beta encodes the protein MKISYNWLSTYIKTDLSVEKIASVLTDTGLEVENLELIESIKGSLKGIVVGEVIKCEKHPNADKLKVTLVNLGDQEPVQIVCGAPNVETGQKVPVATIGTTLYTKEGEEFQIKKSKIRGEESFGMICAEDELGLGNGHDGIIVLNHDLEPGTPLSEVYHVGTDYEIEIGLTPNRTDAMSHYGVARDLHAALKSRKIKSELHPVTTENFKLDEETENPISVEVENPDLCPRYSGIYIKDIEIKPSPDWLKNSLKVIGLSSINNVVDITNYILHSYGQPLHAFDADKIGGNKIKVGTVKDGTIFTTLDGVKRTLNGTELLIKDSDDTPMCLAGIYGGADSGVSNNTKNIFLESAYFDAVSVRKTAKKEGINTDSSFRFERGVDPNNTVVALKKACELFQELANGKVVGPIIDEYPTPVKKQNAVLRYHKIDQILGKRIHRDQIKEILKALEITIISDTNETLDLVIPAYRVDVTREIDVIEEIARIYGYNHIDIPQKFTFAYESKNHFDEESLENQIANQLKYNGFNETINNSLTQKRESEGNYVELLNPLSNELAVMRQSLVYGLLECIAFNINRNQKQIKFFEFGKTYFKTAGGYNENKKLALALFGNYQENNWISNSNTSTFYHLKGVVNQLLQTFGLNLDEKPLESNLFNDGLELFSKKSSIGKLSIINSKLAKEFGIKSEVFYAELEWEKMVQAIAGKGKYKLQDIPKFPGSQRDLALLVDKSIKYHDLYKTAFETEKKLLKSVNLFDVYEGKNLPDGKKSYALNFFIQDENKTLTDKDIDKVINKLLEKFSTQFKAELRNN
- a CDS encoding Rossmann-like and DUF2520 domain-containing protein, whose amino-acid sequence is MHKKVVVVGAGSVAYHLIRVLLDNTVNVVQIFNRTLSKAQELANNYNINYTDKISEIVKADIYIICTADKAISEISYYIPYEDCLVVHTSGSTAISALKGKYRKGVFYPLQTFSKRRTIKDIPFLIEAEFPEDELLLLNLGKRISEDVRVTDSDTRLKIHMAAIWANNFTNHMYYIANEICKKQNIPFDMLKPLIKETAGKIEDDILPYEAQTGPARRNEELIIKKHLEILEKESDSRKYQIYQLLTDSIFYTYNDKL
- a CDS encoding KdsC family phosphatase, with product MTNYKEKLHHITSFVFDVDGVMTDGSLILINNQMIRSMNTKDGFVLQYAVKKGYKIAIITGGKDESVVSRMKYLGITDVYLASQNKWEDMEDFLYKYGLKPQEVLYMGDDLPDYDVMTKVGVGAAPKDACSEILSIADYISPISGGQGCVRDVIEQVMRTRNDWDYLQSKDDTASV